In Chrysoperla carnea chromosome 2, inChrCarn1.1, whole genome shotgun sequence, the following proteins share a genomic window:
- the LOC123293413 gene encoding gephyrin, with amino-acid sequence MEEIYFGILTVSDTCYNGKNSDKSGKKLLEIISEGNLIPKSKLIHYDIVPDELTTIAQVLVKWSNEDKCNVILTTGGTGFSERDVTPEATRNIIYKVAPGLMHVMMQESLKVTPLAMLSRGVCGIRKKTLIINLPGSMKGAVECLTFVSSAIPHAVHLLRNNTDEVVKTHIDVQAKGPEVPLQIRKSKVNVSAVAFRARKSPYKMLEVDEALKCISNLVQPLGIIKLKLSDALGYILAENVTAIDPLPPFNASIKDGYAVIAADGSGIRNVQDAVSAGEMPKNKIITGVCVRINTGAPIPDGADAVVQVEDTELVEASEDGTQEIKINITSTPRVGLDIRPKGCDIEENSVVLVKGTELKAVELGLLATVGLSSVSVYRKPIIGLLSTGNELQNPGEKLKPGHIRDSNKTTLTALFTQLSYDTIDCGVCRDNPDEVLTTIENALDRCDILISTGGVSMGDKDLIKQVLKEDFQADIHFGRVNMKPGKPTTFATCNFKGSIKYIFALPGNPVSATVTAQLFVLQALNRMSDKFDHTKIKIEVGEDLKLDKERPEYHRAVINWEGENGPIAYSTGNQMSSRLKSLLSADCLLILPAAITSNEVIKKGDKVNAILLKC; translated from the exons atggaAGAAATATACTTCGGCATATTAACAg TTAGTGATACATGTTATAATGGAAAAAATTCTGATAAAAGTGGCAAAAAATTGTTGGAAATTATATCTGAGGGTAATTTAAtaccaaaatcaaaattgatacaTTACGACATTGTTCCGGATGAATTAACCACAATTGCACAAGTATTAGTGAAATGGTCAAATGAAGataaatgtaatgtaatattaaCTACAGGTGGTACGGGATTTTCTGAGCGTGATGTTACACCTGAAGCAACAcggaatattatttacaaagtaGCACCCGGCTTAATGCATGTTATGATGCAAGAAAGTTTAAAAGTTACACCACTAGCCATGCTGTCgcg ggGAGTTTGTGGAATTCGAAAGAAGactctaataataaatttaccagGAAGTATGAAAGGTGCCGTTGAATGTTTAACTTTTGTAAGTTCTGCAATACCACATGCAGTTCatcttttaagaaataatacAGATGAAGTTGTTAAAACTCATATTGATGTACAAGCGAAGGGGCCAGAAGTTCCTTTACAAATACGGAAGAGTaag GTGAATGTAAGTGCTGTAGCATTTCGTGCAAGAAAATCGCCTTATAAAATGTTAGAAGTTGATGAAGCTTTAAAATGTATTTCGAATTTAGTACAACCCTTAggaataataaagttaaaattatcagACGCTTTAGGATATATACTAGCAGAGAATGTAACTGCAATAGACCCATTACCACCATTTAATGCATCAATTAAGGATGGTTATGCGGTTATTGCAGCGGATGGATCCGGTATTCGAAACGTTCAGGATGCTGTTAGTGCAGGCGAAATG ccaaaaaataaaataataactggaGTTTGTGTACGAATTAATACTGGAGCACCAATACCCGATGGAGCTGATGCTGTTGTCCAAGTAGAAGATACTGAATTGGTGGAAGCTTCCGAGGATGGTAcacaagaaattaaaataaatataacatctACACCGAGAGTTGGTTTGgatattag acCAAAAGGCTGTGATATAGAAGAAAACAGTGTAGTACTTGTAAAAGGTACAGAATTGAAAGCAGTTGAACTTGGCTTATTAGCCACAGTAGGACTATCTTCGGTATCAGTTTATAG gaaacCTATTATAGGTTTACTATCAACTGGAAATGAGTTACAAAATCCtggagaaaaattaaaaccagGACATATCCGAGATAGTAATAAAACTACTCTCACAGCGCTATTCACTCAATTGTCTTATGATACAATAGATTGTGGGGTGTGCCGTGATAA tccAGATGAAGTCTTGACTACAATAGAAAATGCTCTTGATAGATGTGATATATTAATAAGTACTGGAGGTGTCTCCATGGGTGACAAAGATCTCATAAAACAGGTGTTAAAAGAAGATTTTCAAGCTGATATACACTTTGGACGAGTAAATATGAAACCTGG gAAACCTACTACATTTGCAACATGTAATTTTAAAGgaagtattaaatatatattcgcCCTACCGGGTAATCCAGTATCGGCAACAGTAACAGCACAATTATTTGTATTGCAAGCATTAAATAGAATGTCGGATAAATTTgatcatacaaaaattaaaattgaa GTTGGAGAAgatttaaaattagataaagaaCGTCCTGAATATCATCGAGCTGTTATTAATTGGGAAGGTGAAAATGGACCAATAGCATATAGTACAGGTAATCAAATGAGCAGTCGATTAAAAAGTTTGTTGTCCGCCGATTGCTTATTGATATTACCAGCAGCTATTACAAGCAATGAAGTTATCAAAAAAGGCGACAAAGTAAATGCAATTCTGTTAAAATGTtaa